The following proteins are encoded in a genomic region of Musa acuminata AAA Group cultivar baxijiao chromosome BXJ2-11, Cavendish_Baxijiao_AAA, whole genome shotgun sequence:
- the LOC135626178 gene encoding photosynthetic NDH subunit of subcomplex B 3, chloroplastic-like codes for MGLLQFNSPGISSIPITSSFYYNSKSLRPLLLPNQVSLERRKLFAISTNTTSGGSESADVASEEPPSIDFAFVNSKLLPDGTPDVQYRSACGGQKLRDIMLDNNIDLYGPYDGPLLNCSGGGTCGTCIVEVVEGKEILSLRTDKEKELLKKKPKTWRLACQTMVGNKDSRGQIIIQQLPEWKVHEWEK; via the exons ATGGGACTTCTCCAATTCAATTCTCCCGGCATCTCTTCCATTCCGATCACTTCGAGCTTCTACTACAACTCCAAATCCCTCAGACCGCTCCTCCTCCCCAACCAGGTAAGCCTGGAGAGGCGCAAGCTCTTCGCCATTTCCACAAACACCACGAGCGGTGGATCCGAAAGCGCCGACGTCGCGTCCGAAGAGCCTCCGTCCATCGACTTCGCGTTCGTGAAT TCCAAGCTGCTACCGGACGGCACGCCGGACGTGCAGTATCGGTCTGCGTGCGGTGGGCAGAAGCTAAGGGACATCATGCTGGACAACAACATTGATCTTTACGGGCCATAT GATGGACCTCTGCTGAACTGTTCTGGAGGGGGCACCTGTGGAACATGTATTGTGGAG GTGGTTGAGGGTAAAGAAATCCTAAGCCTGAGAACTGACAAAGAGAAGGAATTGCTCAAGAAG AAACCCAAGACATGGAGATTAGCATGCCAAACTATGGTTGGCAACAAGGATTCTAGAGGACAA ATTATAATCCAACAGTTGCCAGAGTGGAAGGTGCATGAATGGGAAAAATGA